Below is a window of Clostridiales bacterium DNA.
TAAACCCTCGACCGTCTACCCAACCCAGGCGGCTGATTGTTTCCTCCTTTGGAATGATATCACGATTGAGATTGTCTACCTCTGCAAGATACTTAACAACATTTCCGGCGTTTTCGCTTGTGATATCCATTCCGATACCGCTTAAAGAGGGAATCAGACGCGCCTGGCTGATTGTCTTTCTGTCAATCAGTTTGGCCGTTTTCCAAACTCCATCAATCTTATAGGACAAATCAAGCAATTCGTTACCGGATTCAATATTGATGTATCGTTTGGTTGGAAATAATGGATGAGCGCATACTTTGATCAAACGACCGAAAGAGTCAATCTGCATAACGGAACGATCCGTGCAGATGTATTCTCCGAAATTTGGAACAGTTTTGTCTTTCATCAGATCTGAAAGGCCGGTAATCTGTCCTCCGTTATTCATGGCCTGTTCGATCTTTTCAGACTTTTCTGCATCCTCATTCCGTTTTTGTTCTTCCAAACGTTTACGCCTGAGATCAGCTTTCGCAGCTTTCAGCATGGAATCGAATTCCTTCATTGAGAGTCCGAGATTTTTTGCACGTTCTCTCATTGCGCTTTCTGCTCTTGCTTGTGTAAGTTCATCTCCACACTCACCCAGGAGGCCGAAAGGAAGTCCATCGCGGAACGCTTCAGCATCAAATTGTTGTAGTGCTGATCTGATTGTCTGACCGTCCAGTTCTTTGTCTGCCATTGGACTTGATCCTCCTCTCTGAATTCTTCATATGGTTATATCTTGGAATCCGAGATGGATCCATCCTGTCCATCTGAATCATCAAAGAGAATCACCCTTTCCATAGGTGTTCTGATTGATAGCAGCCTCCAACGTTGCGAGATTCCATTTCTGCTTACGGAATCTGTTGGACGGAGAACCGCAGAGTATAACAGGATATCGTCCTTCCTTGCCTCCGCGCCGAAGTTCATAACAGGAAAGACCGGTCGCGGCTGCTGCCTCTTCAGTTGAGAGTAACCGATCATATATACCGCGCTGATCAATCTGCTGCCTGATCTGTGATCTGATAGAGTCGCTCATATTTACCGGCCTCCATTCGACACATATTCATCAATCAGTTTGCAGATTCGATCCTGTTCAGCCTCCGGCAATTCATTCCGAAGCATCCGACAACGTGTAGCCTCACTAATACCGAGGATCCTGTCCAGGTGATAAAGAGGCAACATATTAGAAGCCATTTTTCGTCTGATTTTTAGATTATTCATGATAAACCTCTCATTCTGTTCGACCGTGGCCATCGTCCGAACTATTATGATGACGAATTCATCATTGACAGAGTATCATGATGGAACTATAATTGTGAATGTAGCCGGAATATATAAAAGAGGCAAGAAAGGAGATGAAGTATAAACATGACTTATATTCCGTCAAAAGAGGATAGAGATCTGAGGAAACGGTTTGGTGATCGTCTTGTTATGGCAAGAAAGAAAAAAGGATTTACACAGGAGCAGCTTGCCGGAATGATAGGGAGAGGAACTCAAACTATATCTAATTGGGAAAGTGGATATTACTATCCAAAGGAAATCGACACTCTACTCAAACTCGCTGAAACACTTGAATGTGATCCGGATTTCCTTTTGGACAGACTTGATGAAAGCACACATGATATTCATTTTGTGCATGAGTTTACCGGACTATCAGAAGAGGCAATAAAGAGGATCCGCAATCCGGAATTAGATCATCCGTATGCAAAGACACTTTCACGAATGATTGAAACTAACCGTTTTGATAATCTG
It encodes the following:
- a CDS encoding helix-turn-helix transcriptional regulator; its protein translation is MTYIPSKEDRDLRKRFGDRLVMARKKKGFTQEQLAGMIGRGTQTISNWESGYYYPKEIDTLLKLAETLECDPDFLLDRLDESTHDIHFVHEFTGLSEEAIKRIRNPELDHPYAKTLSRMIETNRFDNLITTYKIFLNFLEKIETEDLERVNDYQIGNDQVILGRNEAANHFKQEVSLAMTHLCEDNYSDRVQKIIQDIPTPFTLSMEPFRARVQKDTEGDE